One region of Oxalobacteraceae bacterium OTU3CAMAD1 genomic DNA includes:
- a CDS encoding LysR family transcriptional regulator, whose product MDTNSNWFLRARLKTRQLLLLIALDEQRNIHRASEDLHMTQPAASKQLKDLEEMLGVQLFDRLPRGMEPTIYGETMIRHARMALTSLSLAHEDIVAIKAGLTGQVDIGTIMTPGISLLPQAITRTKQASPRLRIGVEMEQSNILLEQLQRGRLDFMIGRIPERQSAQGLAYEELGDEPACAVVRPGHPLLKARNLQLRDIAGQPWILPPQGSILRARCELMFRRAGLEVPGNVVDTTAVLLIKPLLQQTDALNVMPIAVAKYYESQGVLNILPIELPCRMDAFGIITVDGHLMSPGAALLLRYVREVAKDIYQIA is encoded by the coding sequence ATGGATACTAATTCGAACTGGTTCCTGCGCGCGCGCCTCAAAACGCGCCAGCTGCTGCTGCTGATCGCGCTGGACGAACAACGCAACATCCACCGTGCCTCGGAGGATCTGCACATGACGCAGCCCGCCGCGTCCAAGCAGCTCAAGGACCTGGAGGAGATGCTCGGCGTGCAGCTGTTCGACCGTCTGCCGCGCGGCATGGAGCCGACCATCTACGGCGAGACGATGATACGCCACGCCCGCATGGCGCTGACCAGCCTCTCGCTGGCGCACGAGGACATCGTCGCCATCAAGGCCGGCCTGACCGGGCAGGTGGATATCGGCACCATCATGACGCCGGGGATCTCGCTGCTGCCGCAAGCGATAACGCGCACCAAGCAGGCGTCGCCGCGCCTGCGCATCGGCGTCGAGATGGAGCAGTCCAACATCCTGCTGGAGCAGTTGCAGCGCGGCCGGCTCGATTTCATGATCGGCCGCATTCCAGAGCGTCAAAGCGCGCAGGGGCTGGCCTACGAGGAGTTGGGCGACGAGCCGGCGTGCGCGGTGGTGCGTCCCGGGCATCCGCTGCTCAAGGCGCGCAACCTGCAGCTGCGCGACATCGCCGGGCAGCCGTGGATCCTGCCGCCGCAGGGCAGCATCCTGCGCGCGCGCTGCGAATTGATGTTCCGCCGCGCGGGCCTGGAAGTGCCGGGCAACGTGGTCGACACCACGGCGGTGCTGCTGATTAAGCCGCTGTTGCAGCAGACCGACGCGCTCAATGTGATGCCGATCGCGGTGGCCAAGTATTACGAGTCGCAGGGTGTGCTCAACATCCTGCCGATCGAGCTGCCGTGCCGCATGGACGCTTTCGGCATCATCACGGTGGACGGCCACCTGATGTCCCCGGGCGCGGCGCTGCTGCTGCGCTATGTGCGGGAAGTGGCGAAAGACATCTACCAGATAGCCTGA
- a CDS encoding four-helix bundle copper-binding protein, with protein MDTVTNMQDCIDACTNCHQACLQTAMTHCLQMGGRHVAPDHLRLMFDCAAVCELSANLQLSGSPFADRLCGLCAEVCHACALSCRDLDGMEECLRACEVCEHSCREMAKMAA; from the coding sequence ATGGATACCGTGACCAACATGCAGGACTGTATCGACGCCTGCACCAACTGTCATCAGGCCTGCCTGCAGACCGCGATGACGCACTGCCTGCAAATGGGCGGGCGCCACGTGGCGCCGGACCACCTGCGGTTGATGTTCGATTGCGCGGCAGTGTGCGAGCTGTCGGCCAACCTCCAGCTGAGCGGCTCGCCGTTCGCCGACCGCCTGTGCGGCCTGTGCGCCGAGGTATGCCACGCGTGCGCCCTGAGTTGCCGCGACCTGGATGGGATGGAAGAATGCTTGCGCGCCTGCGAGGTATGCGAGCACTCGTGCCGCGAGATGGCAAAAATGGCCGCCTGA
- a CDS encoding bifunctional helix-turn-helix transcriptional regulator/GNAT family N-acetyltransferase yields MHDTLFDDRVADVRAFNRFFTRQIGVLREGLLHSEYTLTEMRVLYELANQGDQPASALGRDLGLDRGYLSRILARFESQGLVAKVPSPTDGRAKLLHLTEHGRALYEPLDRRSREEVGDLLSRLEEPDQLRMLEAMRTIRQLLDTGSGMKYAQPFVLRPHRPGDMEWITRRHGALYAAAQGWDASFETLVGGICADFERHFDPALEHCWIAEMGGERVGSIAVARGGEEGVAKLRLLLVEDKARGAGLGSRLVDECHRFARAAGYRKMRLWTTDQQKEARQIYVAKGYVLVAREPVRAFGHDMVNETWELTL; encoded by the coding sequence ATGCACGACACACTTTTCGACGACCGGGTCGCCGACGTCCGGGCCTTCAACCGCTTCTTCACGCGCCAGATCGGCGTGCTCCGCGAAGGCCTGCTGCACAGCGAATACACGCTCACCGAAATGCGCGTGCTATACGAACTGGCCAACCAGGGCGACCAGCCGGCGTCCGCTCTGGGGCGCGACCTCGGACTGGATCGCGGGTATCTGAGCCGCATCCTGGCCAGGTTCGAAAGCCAGGGACTGGTGGCCAAGGTGCCGTCGCCCACCGACGGCCGCGCCAAGCTGCTGCATCTGACCGAACATGGCCGCGCCCTGTACGAACCGCTGGACCGCCGCTCGCGCGAGGAGGTCGGCGATCTGCTGTCGCGCCTTGAGGAGCCGGACCAGCTGCGCATGCTCGAGGCGATGCGCACCATCCGCCAACTGCTCGATACCGGCAGCGGCATGAAATACGCCCAGCCCTTCGTCCTGCGCCCGCACCGTCCCGGCGATATGGAGTGGATTACGCGGCGCCACGGCGCGCTGTACGCGGCCGCGCAAGGCTGGGACGCCAGCTTCGAGACCCTGGTCGGCGGGATCTGCGCCGATTTCGAACGGCATTTCGACCCGGCGCTGGAGCATTGCTGGATCGCCGAGATGGGCGGTGAGCGGGTCGGTTCGATCGCCGTGGCGCGCGGCGGCGAGGAGGGCGTCGCCAAGCTTCGCTTGCTGCTGGTCGAGGACAAGGCGCGCGGCGCCGGTCTCGGTTCGCGGCTGGTCGATGAATGCCATCGTTTCGCCAGGGCCGCCGGCTACCGGAAGATGCGTTTGTGGACCACCGACCAGCAAAAGGAGGCGCGCCAGATCTATGTCGCCAAAGGTTATGTGCTGGTCGCGCGCGAGCCGGTGCGCGCCTTCGGCCACGATATGGTCAACGAAACCTGGGAATTGACGCTGTAA